A single genomic interval of Desulfovibrio desulfuricans harbors:
- the gltA gene encoding NADPH-dependent glutamate synthase codes for MENSKPKKTVAPRVDMPCQPAKVRRANFEEVALGYTREMAQAEASRCLQCKKPLCVSGCPVEVPIRDFIHQVAEGNMDAAYRIIKTTNSLPAVCGRVCPQEHQCEGKCVLKAKGQPVAIGRLERFVADTYIATTACEQVTGTNACALPLGAKKVACIGSGPSSLTCAGVCATAGIKVDVFEALHEPGGVLIYGIPAFRLPKTVVATEINGLRQAGVDFHLNSVGGRTIDIDDLRKEYDAIFIGVGAGLPVFLGVPGENLVGVFSANEYLTRVNLGRAYNFPSQDTPAYPGKHVTVFGAGNVAMDAARTALRMGAESVHVVYRRTRAEMPARLEELEHAEEEGVQFAMLSAPLRFNGDAEMRLQSVTLQRMELGEPDASGRRRPVPVEGSEYDLPTDLAIVALGTRSNPILLEATPELKLNKWGYIEADEATGETSIPNVFAGGDIVTGAATVILAMGAGRKAGQEIVKRIAG; via the coding sequence ATGGAGAATAGCAAGCCCAAAAAGACCGTGGCTCCCCGTGTGGACATGCCCTGCCAGCCCGCAAAAGTGCGCCGGGCCAACTTTGAAGAAGTCGCCCTTGGCTACACCAGGGAAATGGCTCAGGCCGAGGCCAGCCGCTGCCTTCAGTGCAAAAAGCCCCTGTGCGTCTCGGGCTGCCCTGTTGAAGTGCCCATCCGCGACTTTATCCATCAGGTTGCCGAGGGCAACATGGATGCCGCCTACCGCATCATCAAGACCACCAACAGCCTCCCCGCCGTGTGCGGCCGCGTGTGCCCCCAGGAGCACCAGTGCGAAGGCAAGTGCGTACTCAAGGCCAAGGGCCAGCCCGTGGCCATTGGTCGCCTTGAGCGCTTCGTGGCAGATACGTACATCGCCACCACAGCCTGTGAGCAGGTGACCGGCACCAATGCCTGCGCCCTGCCCCTGGGAGCCAAAAAGGTGGCCTGCATCGGCTCCGGCCCTTCATCCCTGACCTGTGCTGGCGTGTGCGCCACCGCAGGCATCAAGGTTGACGTGTTTGAAGCCCTGCACGAACCCGGCGGCGTGCTTATTTACGGCATCCCCGCCTTCCGCCTGCCCAAGACCGTGGTAGCCACGGAAATCAACGGCCTGCGTCAGGCCGGTGTGGACTTCCACCTCAATTCCGTGGGTGGCCGCACCATTGATATTGACGACCTGCGCAAGGAGTACGACGCCATTTTCATCGGCGTTGGCGCTGGCCTGCCCGTCTTTTTGGGCGTTCCCGGCGAAAATCTGGTGGGCGTGTTCTCCGCTAACGAATACCTCACCCGCGTCAACCTTGGCCGCGCCTACAACTTCCCCTCGCAGGACACTCCGGCCTACCCCGGCAAGCACGTTACCGTGTTCGGCGCGGGCAACGTGGCTATGGACGCGGCGCGCACTGCCCTGCGCATGGGCGCGGAAAGCGTGCATGTGGTCTACCGCCGCACAAGGGCTGAAATGCCCGCCCGTCTGGAAGAGCTGGAACATGCGGAGGAAGAAGGCGTGCAGTTTGCCATGCTTTCAGCCCCGCTGCGCTTCAACGGCGATGCGGAAATGCGCCTTCAGTCCGTAACCCTGCAGCGTATGGAACTGGGTGAGCCCGATGCTTCTGGTCGCCGCAGGCCTGTGCCTGTGGAAGGCTCGGAATACGATCTGCCCACCGACCTTGCCATTGTGGCTCTGGGCACCCGCTCCAACCCCATCCTCCTCGAGGCTACCCCTGAGCTCAAACTGAACAAGTGGGGCTACATCGAGGCCGATGAGGCCACTGGCGAAACCTCCATTCCCAACGTCTTTGCGGGCGGCGACATCGTCACCGGCGCGGCCACGGTCATTCTGGCCATGGGCGCAGGGCGCAAGGCCGGACAGGAAATAGTCAAAAGAATCGCAGGCTGA